A single Candidatus Hydrogenedentota bacterium DNA region contains:
- the hemN gene encoding oxygen-independent coproporphyrinogen III oxidase — protein MEPAVAADRLTHYNGVTRRPFQAAEKRPPIRGKIKRIPNLEITRDLLLRHDVPGPRYTSYPTVPEWRRDFTPDHHAAALKRASRVPEPLSLYVHLPFCAARCLYCGCNTIVPRDRTPLASYLDDLDREIGRVAELLGSRRRVCQMHWGGGTPNYLEPEELHRLFGAVTSRFALTDGAELAVEIDPCTVRGDHLDTFAALGFNRVSMGVQDLSPAVQKAVGRHQTEEVTRRVFEKCRSLGFGGINMDLIYGLPLQEPDTWAETLRTVAALGPDRVAVYGFAFLPERLPHQQALAGYPAPTGPEKYALFAQARNALLAAGYRPIGMDHFARPDDELCLALDRGRLGRNFMGYTVAAAPDQIGFGLSAISEAGGAYAQNHKDLPAYHAALAEGGLPTALGITLTEDDLLRRWVIRELMCNFRLDFGALEHRFGVRFADKFAEERPELDRLAGEGFLRLEEDALRVLPLGAVFVRNICMVFDRRLRRNQAPSGFSRTI, from the coding sequence ATGGAACCCGCCGTTGCCGCAGATAGGCTCACGCACTATAATGGCGTAACGCGGCGGCCATTTCAAGCCGCAGAAAAACGCCCCCCAATACGGGGGAAAATCAAAAGGATTCCGAATTTGGAAATCACCCGGGACCTGCTGCTCCGGCACGATGTGCCCGGCCCCAGGTACACCAGTTACCCGACCGTGCCCGAGTGGAGGCGCGATTTCACGCCGGACCACCATGCGGCGGCCCTCAAAAGGGCCTCACGGGTCCCCGAACCGCTCTCCCTGTATGTGCATCTGCCGTTCTGCGCCGCCCGGTGCCTCTACTGCGGATGCAACACCATCGTCCCCCGCGACAGGACCCCGCTGGCGTCCTATCTGGACGATCTCGACCGGGAGATCGGCAGGGTCGCGGAGCTTCTGGGATCCCGCCGCCGGGTCTGCCAGATGCACTGGGGCGGGGGCACCCCCAACTACCTGGAACCGGAGGAGCTGCACCGGCTGTTCGGCGCGGTGACCAGCCGCTTCGCCCTGACCGACGGCGCGGAGCTCGCGGTGGAAATTGACCCGTGCACCGTTCGGGGGGACCACCTTGACACCTTTGCGGCGCTGGGCTTCAACCGGGTGAGCATGGGGGTGCAGGACCTCAGCCCGGCGGTGCAGAAGGCCGTGGGCAGGCACCAGACAGAGGAGGTCACCCGGCGCGTTTTTGAGAAATGCCGGAGCCTGGGCTTTGGCGGCATCAACATGGACCTGATCTACGGTCTCCCCCTTCAGGAGCCGGACACATGGGCGGAGACCCTGCGCACCGTCGCCGCCCTGGGTCCCGACCGGGTTGCCGTGTACGGGTTTGCCTTCCTTCCGGAGCGGCTGCCGCACCAGCAGGCCCTCGCGGGATACCCCGCGCCCACGGGTCCGGAAAAGTACGCTTTGTTCGCCCAGGCGCGGAACGCCCTGCTGGCCGCGGGATACCGCCCCATCGGCATGGACCACTTCGCGCGGCCGGACGATGAACTGTGCCTCGCCCTTGACCGGGGCCGGCTCGGCCGCAACTTCATGGGGTACACCGTCGCGGCCGCGCCCGACCAGATCGGCTTCGGACTGTCCGCCATCAGCGAGGCGGGCGGCGCGTACGCCCAGAACCACAAGGACCTGCCCGCCTATCACGCCGCCCTGGCGGAGGGCGGACTGCCGACCGCCCTGGGCATCACCCTCACGGAGGATGACCTGCTCCGCAGGTGGGTCATCCGCGAACTCATGTGCAATTTCAGGCTGGACTTCGGTGCCCTCGAACACCGCTTCGGAGTCCGCTTCGCGGACAAGTTCGCGGAGGAGCGCCCGGAGTTGGACCGCCTGGCGGGGGAGGGCTTCCTGCGTCTTGAGGAAGACGCCCTCCGCGTGCTGCCTCTCGGCGCCGTCTTTGTCCGCAACATCTGCATGGTCTTTGACCGCCGGCTCCGGCGCAACCAGGCCCCTTCGGGCTTCTCGAGGACGATATGA
- the hemG gene encoding protoporphyrinogen oxidase has protein sequence MTAPHSDRMLHVAVIGGGVTGLCAGWHAVQRWGGDAVRVLEAGEGPGGTTRSDREGGYILDWGPNGFLDREPATLDWVEALGASPLLRRADESAAKRHIFRNGRLHRVAGPPAFFLSPLLSPAGRLRVCCEPLIPAKRDHAGETIHDFARRRIGREAAETLVGPMVSGVFGGDARRLSLEHCFPRMAEMERVHGGLFRALLAKRKTNPKVSPEGPSGTLTTLEGGIGQLPEIAANALGASFAPRSQVRKITPSGDGYIVSCANGDQWRAQNVVVACPAYTAAALLADAAPEAAAALGAIPYSGLAVVCAGYPRGQVAHPLDGFGFLVPRDGSLRILGCLWTASIFPHQAPENGVLLRTMLGGATDPEVLSLTDAELVSLVSRELSPLLGITGTPERLRVFRHPLGIPQYTLGHGGRLAALERCEAEHPGLVFAGNAYRGVGLNDCVLSARRAVDRLRA, from the coding sequence ATGACCGCCCCGCATTCCGACCGCATGCTTCATGTGGCCGTCATCGGAGGAGGCGTCACGGGGCTCTGCGCCGGGTGGCATGCCGTCCAGCGGTGGGGGGGGGACGCCGTGCGCGTGCTGGAGGCGGGGGAGGGGCCGGGGGGCACCACCCGGTCGGACCGCGAGGGGGGCTACATTCTGGACTGGGGACCGAACGGATTTCTTGACCGCGAACCGGCCACCCTCGATTGGGTGGAGGCCCTGGGCGCGTCGCCGCTGCTGCGCCGGGCGGATGAATCCGCCGCGAAACGCCACATTTTCCGGAACGGGCGCCTGCACCGCGTGGCTGGACCGCCCGCCTTCTTCCTGTCGCCCCTGCTTTCGCCGGCGGGCAGGCTGAGGGTGTGCTGCGAGCCCCTGATCCCGGCAAAACGCGACCATGCGGGGGAAACCATCCACGACTTCGCACGGCGGCGCATCGGCCGCGAGGCGGCGGAAACCCTGGTCGGCCCCATGGTCTCCGGCGTCTTCGGCGGAGACGCCCGGCGGCTCAGCCTGGAGCACTGTTTCCCGCGCATGGCGGAAATGGAGCGGGTGCACGGCGGCCTCTTCCGCGCCCTGCTCGCAAAACGCAAAACCAACCCGAAGGTCAGCCCCGAGGGCCCCTCGGGCACCCTCACCACCCTCGAAGGCGGCATCGGCCAGCTCCCGGAAATCGCCGCCAACGCCCTCGGCGCATCCTTCGCGCCCCGCTCCCAGGTTCGTAAGATCACCCCCTCCGGCGACGGGTACATCGTGTCCTGCGCAAACGGCGACCAGTGGCGTGCGCAGAACGTTGTAGTCGCGTGCCCCGCCTACACAGCAGCGGCCCTGCTTGCCGACGCCGCCCCCGAGGCTGCGGCGGCGCTGGGGGCGATCCCCTACTCCGGTCTCGCCGTCGTGTGCGCGGGGTATCCGCGCGGCCAAGTCGCGCATCCCCTCGACGGCTTCGGATTTCTCGTCCCGCGGGACGGTTCCCTGCGCATCCTGGGCTGTCTGTGGACCGCGTCCATCTTTCCCCACCAGGCCCCCGAAAACGGAGTGCTGCTGCGCACCATGCTGGGCGGCGCGACAGACCCGGAGGTCCTGTCCCTGACGGACGCGGAGCTGGTGTCCCTGGTCTCGAGGGAGCTGTCCCCGCTGCTGGGAATCACCGGCACGCCGGAGCGGCTGCGGGTGTTCCGGCACCCTCTGGGCATCCCCCAGTACACCCTGGGGCACGGCGGGCGCCTGGCGGCGCTGGAGCGCTGCGAGGCGGAGCATCCGGGCCTGGTGTTCGCGGGC